The following coding sequences are from one Pigmentibacter sp. JX0631 window:
- the rpoZ gene encoding DNA-directed RNA polymerase subunit omega: MARISVQDCLDQIPNRFAVVMLAARRMRQLQKGSDPLVECKNKEAVTALREIAAGKVGIKNAEIVPGLHLPNKVK, translated from the coding sequence ATGGCTCGTATTTCAGTTCAAGATTGTCTAGATCAAATTCCCAATCGCTTTGCTGTGGTTATGCTTGCGGCTCGTCGTATGCGCCAGCTGCAAAAAGGTAGCGATCCATTAGTTGAATGTAAAAATAAAGAAGCAGTTACTGCTTTGCGTGAAATAGCTGCGGGAAAAGTAGGAATTAAAAATGCTGAAATTGTTCCTGGTTTGCATTTACCGAACAAGGTTAAATAG
- a CDS encoding ABC transporter substrate-binding protein — MTLTYTPKRIIITIISACLVAFIVYYSAIRKNSQPAKNPKDIVTVALDSKITSGDPRIIGSDANSQYIENIRFLPLISFDEQGQILYILVNEIKTLSNKSWNIYLKKGIKFSNGKEITAYDVEATYNQIITPQGNFPPSPRKAAFTNVTAFKATSDYQIHIELDSPDVSFLNNLIVGILPKEAALNAAPNEVDNKGYESGPFILKSTSSSEWVLEKNDHYNLSDKPKIKEVVFKIITDSGTRYAALIRGDIDIAQNAIDPDKITLIENTKKDVFNVLSAPKLSTTYLAFNFKDPIFSNLKVRQAIAYGIDRKSILQFRMQGQGILANSMFPPTNFFYDSSIPEIPYNPQRAKTLLKETSIQDPLAFPIKVSNSNKSIVEVAKAIAANLKDVGFAPTVEMLENSVFAEQVKKGIAKVWISPWVGFKDPDHLRFVFATNMIPPAGGNRGAYSNPQVDELLQEGKEEISNQKRKVIYDQAQNLLAGELPYIYLWHSLNVAVVSKNIEGFRLYADGRYWSLVNVTKK; from the coding sequence ATGACTCTTACTTATACACCAAAAAGAATAATAATAACAATTATTTCAGCCTGCTTGGTGGCTTTCATAGTATATTACTCAGCAATACGTAAAAATTCACAACCCGCAAAAAACCCTAAAGACATTGTGACTGTAGCATTAGATTCTAAAATCACGTCAGGAGATCCCAGAATTATTGGATCCGATGCGAATAGCCAATACATTGAAAATATAAGATTTTTACCTTTAATCAGTTTCGATGAACAAGGACAAATTTTATATATATTAGTTAATGAAATTAAAACATTATCTAATAAATCTTGGAATATTTACTTAAAAAAGGGGATTAAGTTTTCCAATGGGAAGGAAATTACAGCTTATGATGTTGAAGCAACATATAATCAAATTATTACTCCCCAAGGAAATTTCCCGCCTAGCCCCAGAAAAGCAGCTTTTACCAATGTAACTGCTTTTAAAGCAACTTCCGATTATCAAATTCACATTGAATTAGATTCTCCGGATGTCTCCTTCCTGAATAATCTAATCGTAGGAATTCTTCCAAAAGAAGCCGCCTTAAATGCAGCTCCAAATGAAGTAGATAATAAAGGATATGAAAGTGGGCCTTTTATCTTAAAGTCAACTTCCAGTTCTGAATGGGTCTTAGAAAAAAACGATCACTACAATTTAAGTGATAAACCCAAAATAAAAGAAGTTGTTTTTAAAATTATTACTGATAGCGGCACTCGATATGCAGCATTAATACGAGGTGATATAGACATTGCGCAAAATGCAATTGATCCCGATAAAATTACTTTAATCGAAAATACAAAAAAAGATGTTTTTAATGTACTTAGCGCTCCAAAATTATCCACGACATATTTAGCTTTTAACTTTAAAGATCCTATCTTTAGTAATTTAAAAGTTAGGCAAGCAATTGCTTACGGTATAGATAGAAAAAGCATTTTACAATTTAGAATGCAAGGCCAAGGAATACTTGCAAATAGCATGTTTCCTCCTACAAACTTTTTTTATGATAGCTCAATTCCTGAAATTCCATACAATCCTCAGAGGGCAAAAACTTTATTAAAAGAAACAAGCATTCAAGATCCGCTAGCATTTCCTATTAAAGTCTCAAATAGCAATAAATCTATTGTTGAAGTTGCAAAAGCAATCGCAGCGAATTTAAAGGATGTAGGATTTGCACCTACCGTTGAAATGTTAGAAAATAGTGTTTTTGCAGAACAAGTAAAAAAAGGAATTGCAAAAGTTTGGATTTCTCCATGGGTTGGATTTAAAGATCCAGATCACTTACGTTTTGTTTTTGCTACAAATATGATACCGCCAGCTGGTGGAAATAGAGGTGCATATTCCAATCCACAAGTTGATGAACTTCTGCAAGAAGGAAAAGAAGAAATTAGCAATCAAAAAAGAAAAGTTATATATGATCAAGCACAAAATTTATTAGCCGGAGAGCTTCCTTATATTTATTTATGGCATAGTCTAAATGTGGCTGTGGTTTCAAAAAATATTGAAGGATTTAGACTTTATGCAGATGGTAGATACTGGTCTTTAGTGAATGTTACCAAAAAGTAA
- a CDS encoding ABC transporter permease, producing MAKVLVQRFFQLLAVLWGVSTIVFFLQRMIPGSPADSILGVDASEVDKLEWLTRYGFNEPIWKQYFNFLVNLCQGDLGKSYANYSSVSEIILPRLWETIQLATVAFLFSIILATIIGIISAANAGKFTDKASAVVSLLAISAPSFIIGPVLMWIFAVKFDIFPLMGNAGASSFVLPSVTLGASLAAFSSRMIRSGIVDVLQEDYIRTAKSKGLSQFIVLTKHALRNAFLPTLTVLGMQLGVLLSGTVITEQIFNWPGLGSLVVEAVQQREYNIVSGCVIIMATIYVACNLLVDILYRVFDPRVRLT from the coding sequence ATGGCTAAAGTATTAGTTCAACGTTTCTTCCAATTACTTGCCGTTCTGTGGGGAGTTTCCACTATTGTTTTTTTTCTACAAAGAATGATTCCAGGAAGCCCCGCAGATAGCATTTTAGGCGTTGATGCGTCAGAAGTTGATAAATTAGAATGGCTTACCCGTTATGGTTTTAATGAGCCAATTTGGAAACAATATTTTAATTTCTTAGTGAACTTATGTCAGGGAGATTTAGGCAAAAGTTATGCTAATTATTCTTCAGTAAGTGAAATTATTCTTCCACGGCTTTGGGAAACTATCCAATTAGCTACTGTAGCTTTTCTTTTTTCTATAATTTTAGCAACTATAATAGGAATTATTAGTGCAGCAAACGCTGGTAAGTTTACAGATAAAGCATCTGCTGTTGTTTCTCTTCTAGCAATTTCTGCACCTAGTTTTATAATTGGACCTGTTTTAATGTGGATTTTCGCTGTAAAATTCGATATTTTTCCTTTAATGGGAAATGCGGGAGCAAGTTCTTTTGTTTTGCCTTCTGTTACTTTAGGAGCTTCTCTAGCAGCATTTTCAAGTCGCATGATCCGCAGTGGAATTGTTGATGTATTACAAGAGGATTATATTAGAACAGCAAAAAGCAAAGGATTATCACAATTTATAGTTCTTACAAAACATGCTTTAAGAAATGCTTTTTTACCTACTCTTACAGTTCTTGGAATGCAATTAGGAGTGCTACTTAGTGGGACAGTAATAACAGAACAAATTTTTAATTGGCCAGGACTTGGCAGTTTAGTTGTTGAGGCTGTTCAACAAAGAGAATACAATATTGTTTCAGGCTGTGTAATTATAATGGCAACTATTTATGTCGCATGTAACCTTTTGGTAGATATTTTATATCGGGTTTTTGATCCAAGGGTAAGATTAACATGA
- a CDS encoding ABC transporter permease, which produces MKKITLRFIKIAAKDKTTIFSGCVLLFWVLLALIPILIPAFANIPISLQDRLQDPSNKYLLGVDGNGQSVGLLIMNGASTSLIVSLFTVSMSLLVGIPLGAIAGFFGGKIDILISRFIDILLAFPPMVLPIAIMAFFGGGLINVVIALSITGWVSYARVVRGQFLSFKEREFVVAAKSLGASSNRIMFKHIFPNTISPLAVQATFSLASVIIAEAGLSFLGLGVSQSHVSWGGLLNSARDYLTTNPFLAFFPAFALFSIVASLNFIGEALRLTFDPKSIGAGRA; this is translated from the coding sequence ATGAAAAAAATTACACTCCGTTTTATTAAAATAGCCGCTAAAGATAAAACTACAATTTTTTCTGGTTGTGTTTTACTATTTTGGGTTTTACTTGCATTAATTCCAATTTTAATTCCTGCGTTTGCAAATATCCCTATTAGTTTACAAGATAGATTACAGGATCCATCTAATAAATACTTATTAGGAGTTGATGGCAACGGACAAAGTGTTGGTCTCTTAATTATGAATGGCGCCTCAACTTCTCTAATAGTGAGTTTATTTACAGTAAGCATGAGCTTGCTTGTTGGAATTCCATTAGGTGCAATAGCCGGATTTTTTGGTGGTAAAATAGATATTTTAATTTCCAGATTTATTGACATACTTTTAGCTTTTCCACCTATGGTTCTCCCCATTGCTATAATGGCTTTTTTTGGAGGAGGTTTAATTAATGTTGTTATTGCGTTAAGTATTACCGGTTGGGTCAGTTACGCGCGTGTAGTTAGAGGTCAATTTCTTTCATTTAAAGAGAGAGAATTTGTAGTAGCAGCAAAATCTTTAGGCGCATCTAGTAATAGAATTATGTTTAAACATATATTCCCAAATACCATTTCACCTTTAGCTGTACAAGCCACTTTTTCTTTAGCAAGTGTCATAATTGCTGAAGCCGGCTTGAGCTTCCTTGGACTTGGTGTAAGCCAATCCCATGTAAGTTGGGGAGGATTACTAAATTCAGCACGTGATTATTTAACTACTAATCCTTTTCTAGCATTTTTTCCTGCATTTGCATTATTTTCAATTGTTGCTAGTTTAAATTTTATTGGCGAAGCTTTGCGCTTAACATTTGATCCAAAAAGTATTGGTGCTGGCAGAGCTTAG